A segment of the Capra hircus breed San Clemente chromosome 19, ASM170441v1, whole genome shotgun sequence genome:
GATCCACCGCATTAGGGGAAGGGAGCTGAATCCATATTAATTACTTGGGATAGCACACTGGAGGTTTGTGAGAGAAGCCACTTTGGGGTATACTTTCTTGCAGAGGCTGAGAAGAAGTGGGAGGCCAAGCAGCGAGCTAAGGAGGCTCAAGAGCGGGAACTGCGGAAGCGggagaaggcagaagagaaggagCGCCGGAGAAAGGAGTATGACGCCCTCAGAGCGGCCAAgcgggagcaggagaagaagccTAAGAAGGAGGCAAATCAGGCCCCGAGTAGGTTTTCCTGTCAGTTGCAGGGTTCCAGGAGGGGTGTGGTGAGAGAATGGCTTAGATTTCTAGGCGTAGCTGAGTGAGCGAGTGAGCGAACAAGCTTACAGACCTTGTCAGGTACAATACTCTAAAGTCTGGGAGTAACTTGGAGGATCCACTTACAGGGAATGGGAACCCTCCTAGTGCCCTGACTGGTTTGTTTTCCCAGTGTCACGTGTTTGGATCAGATGTGGCTGAGAACATTTCCCGAACAGGGAGTTGCACTTTTTGTAAAGGTTAGATTCTAAAATCACCCAGAAAGGTGAAGATCACTTGTGGTCACATGACCGTTAGAAGATCCTCCCATCGTCCAGCAAGTGACTGGGCTCCTGAGTGTGTGGTGCTGTCTCAGTGGTGCCAGCGTGGCCTGTGATTTTCTTTCCAAGTTGGACCAGATCACTCTTTAGTGAACACAGAATTACGTGGCCTGCATTCAGGAAGCCATGTCACGTAAAAAACACATGAGCGTTTTGCCTGAGTATGCCCTGTTGGATTTGTGTAGCAATGTGGCTCCATGTGTAAGTGAGGACTATATCTTCTGGGCCAAAAGGGGCCCCTGAGGGGAAGGCACCTGAACAGGGAAGCTCTGGGGAGGGGAGGCCTGCGCCTGTCCCTGCTTGCCCCGCACTGGCTATATTAATTGCAGAGAATTTCTGTATATATCAGAAAATGGCAATCACCTGTAATCCCATTTCCAGCATTAATCACTGTTGCCAATATGTGTGTCAGGCTATTTTATATATTAGAAGTATTTATAAATTTTGAACCTGTTTCCCCAAATGGGTAGCACTCTATCCATGCTTGACACCTCCTGATAAAGCCCTGCCCTTGGCCCTAGGGGCCTGGATCATTGGCATGTTCTGGAGGAGAACTTAGGACCCTGGGGACTGTATGCTACATGAGACATCTGCATGAATGAATCCGCTTTCAGTCTACTCCCTGAGATCCAAGGGACAAAGTTCATGTTTCAATCTCTGCATAGCAAAGTTTTTAAGAGCTCAAGTCTCCTTGTAATTGTGCTCTCCTGAGGGCCTGGGGAGTTTTCATCAGAGCGGAGGGGTGTGAGTGGATGTGCACGGAGGCGGCTAGCACTGACTAGAGCGCGCCTCTCCCTAACTGCCTGAACTCTGTCTACTGTGACTCTGCCCCTCCAGAATCTAAGTCCGGCTCTCGCCCCCGTAAGCCACCACCCCGGAAACACACTCGATCCTGGGCTgtgctgaagctgctgctgctgctgctgctgtgtgtggCTGGTGGGCTGGTTGCTTGTCGGGTgaccgagctgcagcagcagcccctctgcACCAGTGTGAACACCATCTACGACAATGCCGTCCGGGGCCTGCGCAGCCATGACATCCTCCAGTGGGTCCTGCAGACCGATTCTCAACAGTGAGCTTGTCCTCGACACCTGCTGCCTCCCAGCCTTGGAGCTTGGATTCCTATGGAATTGGGTTCTGCTGGACACAACCTCTTTTTAGTGTCAGACCTACCTGCCATCATCAAATGGCTGCCATTTGGTACCTGAGACCTCCTCTTTGTAACACTTCTTTGTTCCTCAGTCAGGGTTCCCTGGTGGAATAAGGAGAAATAGGAGGTGTGGACAGTTACCTGCATGCTTAAAAGAATAGGCTTGGGTTAGGGAGAGAGCCTTTTCTAGTTGTTATACAAAGCTGTGTAAAGGCAAGACGCGTTTCTACTAAAGGTCAGCTGTCACTACATTTATACTTTTGTATGTCACAGACCCTTTCTTTCATTCCTCCCTGGGGAGCCAGGGCAGGTCAGGAGGCAGTGTGTTATTGGGGACTAGGGGAACACCATACTTGGCAAATCTCATCTAAATTGCGGGGGAGGGGCATACCTACTTTTTAAGGATCTCAGACATTCAGATATTTTAACAGCCATACAAAATCTTGGGCTGTGACAGGACTTCCAGATTATCCAGTCCAATGTAACACTTGTAGACAGGGAGACTGAGGCTTTCCATGACTTGCCTATGGTCTTCCAGCTAGTTTGTGGGCAGAACTGGATTCCCACCCTggtatctttttttccccatcattttACCTTCTTTATAATGTCCTGAGTAAACAAAACTTACACAAGAATTGGGTGTCTCTTGGCTGGAGTATAGAATCTCTCATGGGAAACAGACTTAATGACCTATAAATAGAAATCTCATAGCCACAAGGGTCTTGGGCAGCTCCTGCAGAGTCCTGCCACAACTTATGTGGCTTCTATAAAATGGGCACAGTCCAGGCTCCTGGCATCAGTTTGAGAGCATTAATCACTTGATTGCCAATAAACAAGAAGCTGGATCCTTGCAAAGCCACATTGTCTGTGACAGCCCTATTACATAATTGGTGTGACTCAGTACCACATAGGCAACCTGAAAACTAAGCTTCATAGGAGACTTGATGTTTAGCATTGATCCTAGACATCATGGAGTTTAAAAGTGGCACATTAACCACTAGCATGAGCGAGGCAGCACTGTCCACTCCCTTTATCTGCCAGAGTCAGCATTTTCTTGCTCTGTGGCCTCCTTCACCTCTTTTCACTACATCAGAAATGGCCGTCATGGTGCTCATTCACAGAATACTCGTGATTGAAAGCTCCCTGCCTTTCCCCAGGGAGATTGAGAACCTGGCATGTTCAGAGACAGCGGGGTCCAGCTTGTCAGCACTAGTGGCCCATGGATAGCACTGACGCTTGTGACTGTCCCgataatggaagaaaagaaagaaaagttctcCCTCAGGGAGAACTGCGTAGGCCCACAGCTTACTCGGAATCACTATacattcctttatttttcctctaaGCTCCAGAGCCAATGGTACAaatgctttattaaaattaaacacaGGACATAAGATGAGATTAAGAGAATACAGAAGTTGGCACAGTGACTGGATCCCCGTTCCTTGGCTGGGTGAGGGAGCTCCGGTGGGTCGGGGGAAGGCAAGAGCACATCCAGCCTCGTCAGGCCACCAGCTGAGGGCAGTTCACTTGCGGCCTGGAGATTTGATGCTGGGGTACTTTTGGATTTCTACGATTATTAAATACATGTCTGAGTGGTCTGTCTttgttcctttgtatttttgaGGGCTGCCTGGGGCAAGGGCAGGGGCAGTTCATACATGGCAGTTGACTTGCTAGGAGAGGAAGGCATCTCGGCCTCCACCCCAGGTGGGCAGGTAGAGACACTATCACAAATAGCAACACCAAGGAAAGCCTGCTGTGGGCAGGACCCAGGCTTGTGCTGCAGGAGGTGCTCCTCATTCCTACACTGCAGTCATGCTGCAGTGGTGGAAACCAGCTTTCCATCCTTATCCTGAGGGCTGGCTTCAGTCTGCACTGTCTAAGGAGAGATCTGGCTGCAAAGCTGTCATCTGAAGGTAGATACGCCTGGACAGCTCTGGTCCAACACGGCGCGAGGTGGCTGTCACGCCTTCCCCACGGCGCACCTTTAAGTCTGCGAGCAAATTCTGGCGTTCTTGCTCAGAAAAACACCGCTTATAAGCCTGAAAGTAGTAAATGAGCTGTTAATACCACACCACCCACAGCCATTCTTCATCTACGAACAGAGGATAGGAAGCTTGTGTTGGAGGATGAGAATCTGTCCTCCCTCCCTGATCAGTGTTGACTCTGATCTCAGACCCGCACTGTGGACTTAACAAGGCAttcctgggccctcagcagtgctgTCCATGGAAACTGGGGGTCCACCAAGGCCACAGCACACTGGGCAGTGACCCTGGAAGAGCATACCTGGATCAGGATCTGTGGGGAGGGATAGGCGTCCACAATGGCACTGGCCATCTCCAGGCTGACCCGGTTCAGCTGCTGAATCTGTCTCCTCCAGACCAGTGCAAGCCCCCTGCCAGAGCGGTCCACCTTGGCCCCTCCAGCCCAGTCACTCTCCAGGCAGAAGGAGAAACTAGTTTGATCTCGGAGTTTCCTGCAAACGGTGCAGTTGAGGAGCTAAAAGTCATGCATTTGTCTGCTGCACTTGTCCCTTTGACTAGGAACTTAAAAACCTTCCTCTGACCTTGGAAGAGGTGTGTACAATGTTCCACCCAGGCAATGCTAGTTGCTTAAAAACTAACTAGATTCCCTTAAAAACAACATTTACTCCTTTTCATTAAAAGAAGTTACCAGATTCTTGCTTACACTGAGACTGGGCTCTATTTGGGGAGGCAGTGTGCACAGGCGTAGGCACAGGAGACTGGGTGTCAGGCAATTTAGAGTCTAGCTCTGGTTCTAATTTGCTCGGAACTTTGACAAGTCAGTCTCTTCAGGCCTCAGTTCCCTCAGGTATAAAATGAAGGACTCGACTGTCTCTCAGGTCTCATTAACTTTAAGTCCTAACGATGAACAGCCCTTGAGCTAAGTAGGctaaaaaattgttttacaaaAGCATGTTTCATTGTGACCTGATCTGCAATGAATCCTGGTAACTTGGCCCACTGATAACCCCGTACGAATCTGCAGAACATAAACTTACACctaagcgaaagtgttagtcattcagttgtgttggactcttttgcaaccccatgaactgtacctctgtccatggaattctccaggcaagaatactggagtggattgccattcccttctccaggggatcttcccgacccaggcagtgaacccaggtctcccacgctacaggcagattctttaccatctgagccaccaggcaatccCTACACATATAAGCTAAAGGAGAACATTTTAAAGGGACCGTGCTTGAAGGCTCCTTCCAAGAATCCCCAGGGTTAAGTCAGCTGCTTCTGCCTCAAGCTTGAGCAACTACAGACTAGCAGCAGAGCTAGGGGAAGGAGATCTCTGGGTACCAGAATCATTGTAAAGGACAAGGCCCAGCCACTGAGCCAGGACTCGACGGGGGGCACTCACTTGAAGGGCGCTTCAGCCACGGCCTTTGTGAACGCGCATGCCAAGTCGGCCAGCTCTTTCCAGCTCTGCACGATTTGAGCCTGGGCTTCTGTGTGCAGCTGCAGATCCACCAGCGCCTAGAAACCCCAAAGCAGGATGGACTGGAAGAGCATGGAGAGACCAGTCTGAAACTATTCTCCTCTCACTGTTCACCGAAGCTACACCCCAATCCCTTGGCTCCCTGTTTGGCCCTTCTTTCCTACCTAGTGCCAGGGCAGAAAGTAGTGTCCAGCAGACATTTTACTCTTTAGCAACTCAGGTTAGATGAGAGTGGGTGCCCACGCTGATTCAGGCAACAGAAGTTCTTACCTCTTCCATATCTACCCTGGTCGCCATGGCCACTGTGCTGGCCTCTGGTTGTTTCTGCTGCTTCTTCTTCTCCTTGGCCTGTTCTCTATTTGCCACTCTCTGTTTCCTTCTTAGAGGATTTGGAGCACTGGAGCAGGGGAGGAAATCAAAAGTGTAGCAGCTCCAGGCTGAGCTCAGGCAGAAGAGGTGTGAGAAGGCTGGACCAGAGAGTCATAAAGGGCTAGGAGGGATGCTGTTTTGCAGAGGGACCCAGATCTGGGATGAATAAATCCACCCCTGCTGGCCCAAGAGCTGCCCCTTTTAATACTAAGTCTTGAGGACAAATCCAAACCTGAAGTGCTTCTCTGGATCCACAATCACCAGGGACAGATCTTTCCCAGCTGTCCTCGCTGTGATGTCAGTCACAAAGCTCCGAAgtgtttccttcccttcctcagtGCTGCCCAGACTTCCCTGCATGGAGGGGCAGAAAGGGCATGAATGTCTGCTCCCTAGAGCCAGCCCTCTGCCTGGCCTCAGCACCCACCCCTCTGGCTGTACCCACCTGCTTGAAGTGGTAGATCATGGACATAAACACCTCTGCCAGGAGCAGCACCAGAACCATGGGCTCTTCCACCCAGCCCTCCTCGCCATCCTGTTAAAGGGAACAGACCCCCGCAAAGGGAGGCAGGTCAGCAGGTGCTCAGCACCTGAGAGAAACCCAGGCCTTCTGGGTGAATGACTTCATCCCCATTGGCCTAGTCCATTTTGCAGTATCctttttcttctggaatgaaATCATGGTGGCAAGAAATAGTAACCCATAATTCCGTCCCTCCCAGTCCTCAATGGTTCAACCTTGGTGTACTGCACTTTAGTAGTGAATATGAAAGGTTAGTTGAAATAGGCTGAGAAGTAACTGCCAATATTCTACGCATTTGGAATTGGGGAATGGAGGACAGGAAACTCTTCTGAAGAATCTGGAACTAATATGTAATCTGGGCTTTGAGGGTAAATGCAAAGTATGAGCTGAGCGGCTCTTGGAAAGGAATAGGTTTTGTGTGACAAAGATAAGAATCACCAAGGAAACTTCAGTCTGTGAGAGCACTTCTCTTTCACCACACTAAGGCATAGTCAAACAAAGCCAAGGTCACGTACAGTCCACAATCCTACAGTGCAGCATTAACCAATCTGAAATGGCAGCACTAcccaagatggagaaactgagtaaAGGCTGTTGTTATACAAGGGATGGAGCTGTCCCTTGTAGTTTCCTTGcaccctgcccacaccttgaaaAACAGCCCTTTATTAAACCCTCCTCAAGTTTATACTGAGTGTGCCATCTGCTTTCCAGGCAGGGCCTTGACTGAGATATAGCCTTTAGGATAAAAGCATACTTATCTTGTAAAACTtaaggaggaggagagacagcAGTCAGAAAACCCCTACCTCAGAGGGCCCAGCCCTTCTCCTCCATGTGAGGCTGCAAGGCACAGCCTGCGCCTCTATCACACAGCAacaatccatggactgcagggctcCAAGGAGCTGACCCCCACCTCCCATCTGTAAGAGCGCTGCAACAGACGGGAAAGGGACTGTCAGCGGGACCCAGAAAGCAGTTTACCcagcaggagagaaagaaagatgtcGGTAGGACCTGGATCCAGCAGCACAACGATGTGCTTTAAGCACTCCTCTGGCCTCTGAGCTTTCAGCCTGTTAACCAGGGCtgtcttcttcttcctttcctgttgCCTCTGGGTGCTCTCCTTCTGGCTTGCTCGTCCCCACTGCTGGCATCCCTGTGCGCTGCTCTTCTGGACCTTCTGACTATACTTGCATCTCTTCTGAGGCAGGGGCACCTCAGCATTTGTTTTGGTTATTGTCAAGCTGTTGCTCTGGACGGTGCAGGTAGTTTGGTAGGCTGGCAGCTGATGGCATGGATTGTCTACCACAGGGTCCTTGTTACTTGATGCATGCCTCTCTGAGGTACCACAGAGGCGAATATCACGGATCTTTGTAAATGGCTGTTTTTGCCAGTCATGTGATACTCTTTCCTTATTTTGATGATCCAAAACCCTTTCAAATGGGGAGCTGGATTTTTCAGGGCTCAGCTGTTTGTGAGTCAAAAACTTACAAATAAGCCTCTCAGCCAGGGGCATAAATTCCTCCtcattctcacttccactgcttAGCACACTGACTGGCTCTGTTTGTATGACAGTTTCAGCGGCCTCTGGAACGAGTGGTGGATCTTTCAATTTTGGTGACGGACAGGAGGCCTCAGAATCTGAGATGTCAACCACTACAATCTTCTCGTCCTCCTGAGGCTGCCTCCTCTTTACTGAAGATGGTTTATTCTTCAGAAAGGCAAATGTTGGCAGCTCCTCAGAGTCACTCTCACTGGAATCCAGTGAGAGTGATGCCTTCTTTACAGCCATCAGTATGTGCAATCAGGTTAATTCCCTGCAATGAAAAGAGAGATGAGACACAGGCTGTAGCAATGAATTCAGTCCAGTTGTGCTCTATGGCCAAGCTTTATGGAAATAAATGATatacagagaaatgaagaaacagagaaataggACATGGTTCAATACGATCAATCTGGAACTCAGAACAGCTATGTCTGTAGTCTAACAGGAACCCTCCTCACATCCCTGTGAGGTATAAACAAAGTGGAGGTTactattaaaaaatgttaatgagCTAGGAACAAGACCCAATACTATCTCTTTACTGATCTCTGCATGTAAGATGGAGATTTCAagagtcattcttttttttaactgagatatcactcacataccataaaattccatctttttaaaatgtacacaatTCAGCAGTTTTCAGTATATTTGCAAGGTTGTATCACCATCActactatctaattccagaacacttTCATCATCTCAAAAAGAAATCCCATAGCCATTAGGCAGTCAGTCCATTTCCCCTTGGCTGgagtccctggcaaccataaaCCTACTCCTGTCTCTACAAATGTACTAGGTATTCTAGATAGTTCACAGAAATGGAGTCCTAAGTATGTGAACTCCGGTGACTTAGCATGTTTTCGAGGTCcactcatgttgtagcatgtgtcaggaCTTCATTGCTTTCTATAGCTGAGTAACACTTCACTCCATCGATGGGCCACATTTTGTCTGTCCGTTCACCTGGTGGACATTCTGTTTGATTCCATTTTTGACCATTACGAATGCTTCCATGAACATTCACCTCCTAGTTTTTGTGGGGATGCTTTCAGTTCTCTTACAGAAATATCTAGGGTCGCCATTGATGGGTGGTGCGCAAGACAATCTGAACATACTCACTAACACTGCAGGATGAGCCATGTAACCTGTCCCGGCCATGCTTTTTCAGTAAAACAGGGATAGTCACATTACCTACTTTACAACGAtgtgagaaagtaaaaaaaaaaatttaagtaatctATAGAGCTTAGTACTGTATCTGGCACGCAGGAAGTGCTCTGTAAAGCTGAACGACTAGGGAGGGACCTCCCTATCCCCGCTCAGGCCTtggttaaagtgttagtcactcagtcagtcgtttctgactctttgcgaccccatgaactgtgtagcctgctaggctcctctgtccatggaattctccaggcaagaattctagagtaggtgccattcccttctccaggggctcttccgaacccagggatcgaactcggtaCTCCTGCATTacgggcagtttctttaccgtctgaggcgtCAACCTCGGTAACTCTGGCAAAATGCGGGTATCGGATAAGCAAGCCCCTGCAGAGCTCGCTCCACGTCTCTCCCGCAGGCACACGGCGGACAGGTCGTCCACACGCGGCGGCAAAGGCCGCGGCCACCAAGCCCCAGCAGACCCTGGCTCAGGAAGTAGGC
Coding sequences within it:
- the EME1 gene encoding crossover junction endonuclease EME1 gives rise to the protein MAVKKASLSLDSSESDSEELPTFAFLKNKPSSVKRRQPQEDEKIVVVDISDSEASCPSPKLKDPPLVPEAAETVIQTEPVSVLSSGSENEEEFMPLAERLICKFLTHKQLSPEKSSSPFERVLDHQNKERVSHDWQKQPFTKIRDIRLCGTSERHASSNKDPVVDNPCHQLPAYQTTCTVQSNSLTITKTNAEVPLPQKRCKYSQKVQKSSAQGCQQWGRASQKESTQRQQERKKKTALVNRLKAQRPEECLKHIVVLLDPALLQMGGGGQLLGALQSMDCCCVIEAQAVPCSLTWRRRAGPSEDGEEGWVEEPMVLVLLLAEVFMSMIYHFKQGSLGSTEEGKETLRSFVTDITARTAGKDLSLVIVDPEKHFSAPNPLRRKQRVANREQAKEKKKQQKQPEASTVAMATRVDMEEALVDLQLHTEAQAQIVQSWKELADLACAFTKAVAEAPFKKLRDQTSFSFCLESDWAGGAKVDRSGRGLALVWRRQIQQLNRVSLEMASAIVDAYPSPQILIQAYKRCFSEQERQNLLADLKVRRGEGVTATSRRVGPELSRRIYLQMTALQPDLSLDSAD